A genomic stretch from Pseudomonas alkylphenolica includes:
- a CDS encoding NAD-dependent epimerase/dehydratase family protein: protein MRILVTGASGFIGGRFARFALEQGLEVRVNGRRAEGVEHLVRRGAQFIPGDLGDAELARRLCQGVDAVVHCAGAVGNWGRYQDFYQGNVVVTENVVEACLKEHVRRLVHLSSPSIYFNGRSQQNIHEEQVPRRFYDHYGATKYLAEQKVFGAQEFGLEVLALRPRFVTGAGDVSIFPRLLQMQRKRRLAIIGNGLNKVDFTSVQNLNEALLSALFADEQALGQAYNISNGHPLPLWDVVNYVMRQMQLPQVTRYRSFGLAYSLAALNEGACMLWPGRPQPTLSRLGMQVMSKDFTLDINRARQLLDYRPTVSLWTALDEFCGWWKAQDLRQ from the coding sequence ATGCGAATTCTGGTCACCGGCGCAAGCGGCTTCATTGGCGGGCGCTTTGCGCGCTTTGCCCTGGAGCAGGGCCTTGAGGTTCGGGTCAACGGCCGGCGCGCCGAAGGGGTCGAGCACCTGGTGCGGCGCGGGGCCCAGTTCATCCCCGGCGACCTTGGCGACGCGGAACTGGCCAGACGCCTGTGCCAGGGCGTCGATGCCGTGGTGCACTGCGCCGGGGCCGTGGGTAACTGGGGGCGCTACCAGGACTTCTACCAGGGCAATGTGGTGGTCACTGAAAATGTGGTCGAGGCGTGCCTTAAAGAGCATGTACGGCGCCTGGTGCACCTGTCGTCGCCGTCGATCTACTTCAACGGGCGTTCACAGCAGAACATCCATGAAGAGCAGGTACCGCGGCGCTTTTATGATCACTACGGGGCCACCAAGTACCTGGCCGAACAGAAAGTCTTCGGTGCTCAGGAGTTCGGCCTCGAAGTTCTGGCCTTGCGCCCGCGCTTTGTCACCGGGGCCGGTGACGTCAGTATTTTCCCGCGTTTGTTGCAGATGCAACGCAAGCGCCGCCTGGCCATTATCGGCAACGGTCTGAACAAGGTCGATTTCACCAGTGTGCAGAATCTCAACGAGGCGCTGCTGAGCGCGTTGTTCGCCGATGAGCAGGCGCTGGGCCAGGCCTACAACATCAGTAACGGTCATCCGCTGCCGTTGTGGGATGTGGTCAACTATGTGATGCGCCAGATGCAGTTGCCGCAAGTCACCCGTTACCGCTCGTTTGGCCTGGCCTACAGCCTGGCGGCGCTCAACGAGGGCGCCTGCATGCTTTGGCCTGGGCGCCCACAGCCGACCTTGTCGCGCCTGGGTATGCAGGTGATGAGCAAGGATTTCACCCTGGACATCAACCGTGCCCGGCAGCTATTGGACTACCGGCCAACGGTCAGCCTGTGGACCGCGCTGGACGAGTTCTGTGGCTGGTGGAAGGCTCAAGACCTGCGACAGTGA
- a CDS encoding alkene reductase: MTTIFDPITLGDLELPNRIIMAPLTRCRADEGRVPNALMAEYYVQRASAGLILSEATSVTPMGVGYPDTPGIWSDDQVRGWTNVTKAIHGAGGRIFLQLWHVGRISHPLYLNGETPVAPSAIQPKGHVSLVRPLADYPTPRALETEEIADIVEAYRTGAENAKAAGFDGVEVHAANGYLLDQFLQSSTNQRSDQYGGSLENRARLLLEVTDAVIDVWGAQRVGVHLAPRADSHDMGDANRAETFTYVARELGKRGIAFICSREKEADDSIGPLIKEAFAGPYIVNERFTKASANASLANGRADAVAFGVPFIANPDLPARLAADAPLNDARPETFYSKGPVGYIDYPRM, from the coding sequence ATGACGACTATTTTCGATCCGATCACCCTCGGCGACCTCGAATTGCCGAACCGCATCATCATGGCTCCGCTGACCCGCTGCCGTGCCGATGAAGGCCGGGTACCCAACGCGTTGATGGCCGAGTACTACGTGCAACGTGCCAGCGCCGGCCTGATCCTCAGCGAGGCCACTTCGGTGACGCCAATGGGCGTCGGTTATCCGGACACCCCGGGTATCTGGTCCGATGACCAGGTGCGTGGCTGGACCAACGTCACCAAGGCCATCCATGGCGCCGGCGGGCGGATCTTCCTGCAGCTGTGGCATGTCGGGCGCATCTCGCATCCGCTCTACCTCAACGGAGAAACCCCGGTGGCACCGAGCGCGATCCAGCCTAAAGGCCACGTCAGCCTGGTCCGCCCACTGGCTGACTACCCGACGCCACGGGCCCTGGAAACGGAAGAAATCGCCGATATCGTCGAGGCCTACCGCACCGGTGCCGAGAACGCCAAGGCCGCAGGTTTTGATGGTGTCGAAGTGCATGCCGCGAACGGCTACCTGCTCGATCAGTTCCTGCAGAGCAGCACCAACCAGCGCAGCGACCAGTACGGTGGTTCGCTGGAAAACCGTGCCCGGCTGCTGCTGGAAGTGACCGATGCGGTGATCGACGTGTGGGGCGCGCAACGCGTGGGCGTACACCTGGCGCCACGTGCCGACTCCCATGACATGGGAGACGCCAATCGCGCCGAAACCTTTACTTATGTGGCCCGTGAACTGGGCAAGCGCGGGATTGCCTTTATCTGCTCGCGGGAGAAGGAAGCTGACGACAGCATCGGGCCGTTGATCAAGGAAGCCTTCGCTGGCCCTTACATCGTCAACGAGCGCTTCACCAAGGCCAGTGCCAACGCTTCGCTGGCCAACGGCCGGGCGGATGCGGTGGCCTTCGGTGTGCCGTTCATCGCCAACCCGGACCTGCCGGCCCGCCTGGCAGCGGATGCGCCGTTGAACGACGCGCGTCCTGAGACCTTCTATAGCAAAGGGCCGGTCGGTTATATCGACTATCCGCGGATGTAA
- a CDS encoding MFS transporter, translated as MPLSLIILALSAFAIGTTEFVIMGLLPDVAADLGVSIPGAGWLVTGYALGVAIGAPFMALATSKLPRKAALIALMGVFIVGNLLCAVASDYNLLMFARVVTALCHGAFFGIGSVVAASLVPANRRASAVALMFTGLTLANVLGVPLGTALGQEYGWRSTFWAVTVIGVIALIGLIRFLPFRHDEEKLDMRAELAALKGAGIWLSLSMTVLFSASMFALFTYVAPLLGDVTGVSPRGVTWTLLLIGVGLTLGNIVGGKLADKRLGATLVGVFASMAVVSTVLSWTSVALIPAEITLFLWATAAFAAVPALQVNVVTFGKAAPNLVSTLNIGAFNLGNALGAWVGGTVIAQGLGLTRVPLAAAALAVLALIVTLITFSQRGNNAELAPATH; from the coding sequence ATGCCCCTTTCGCTAATCATCCTGGCGCTCAGCGCCTTCGCCATCGGCACCACCGAGTTCGTCATCATGGGCCTGCTGCCCGATGTCGCGGCGGACCTCGGTGTGTCGATCCCCGGCGCTGGCTGGCTGGTCACCGGCTACGCCCTGGGCGTGGCCATCGGTGCGCCGTTCATGGCCCTGGCCACCTCAAAGCTGCCGCGCAAAGCAGCCCTGATCGCGCTGATGGGCGTGTTCATCGTCGGCAACCTGCTGTGTGCGGTGGCCAGCGACTACAACCTGCTGATGTTCGCCCGGGTGGTCACCGCCCTGTGTCACGGCGCCTTCTTCGGCATCGGTTCGGTGGTTGCCGCCAGCCTGGTACCGGCCAATCGCCGCGCTTCGGCGGTGGCCCTGATGTTCACCGGCCTGACCCTGGCCAACGTGCTCGGTGTACCGCTGGGCACCGCGCTGGGTCAGGAGTACGGCTGGCGCTCGACCTTCTGGGCAGTGACGGTGATCGGTGTCATCGCCTTGATCGGCCTGATCCGTTTCCTGCCGTTTCGCCATGACGAGGAAAAACTCGACATGCGCGCCGAACTGGCGGCGCTCAAGGGTGCTGGAATCTGGCTGTCGCTGTCGATGACCGTGCTGTTCTCGGCCTCGATGTTTGCCCTGTTCACCTACGTCGCACCGCTGCTTGGCGATGTCACCGGTGTTTCGCCGCGGGGCGTGACCTGGACCCTGCTGTTGATCGGCGTCGGCCTGACCCTGGGCAACATCGTTGGCGGCAAGCTGGCCGACAAGCGCCTGGGCGCCACCCTGGTGGGTGTGTTCGCCAGCATGGCGGTGGTCTCCACCGTACTGAGCTGGACCAGCGTTGCCCTGATCCCCGCCGAGATCACCCTGTTCCTCTGGGCCACGGCCGCCTTTGCCGCGGTACCGGCCCTGCAAGTCAACGTGGTGACCTTCGGCAAGGCTGCTCCGAACCTGGTGTCGACCCTGAACATCGGTGCTTTCAACCTGGGTAACGCCCTCGGCGCCTGGGTCGGCGGCACGGTCATCGCGCAAGGACTGGGCCTGACCCGCGTTCCACTGGCCGCCGCTGCACTGGCCGTGCTGGCCCTGATCGTCACCCTGATTACCTTCAGCCAGCGCGGCAACAACGCCGAACTGGCACCTGCCACTCACTGA
- a CDS encoding ArsR/SmtB family transcription factor: MPLDLDEIIKALAHPVRREILNWLKDPDVQFPDQHHSTEHGVCAGQIDQRCGLSQSTVSAHLATLQRAGLISSQKIGQWHFFKRNEETIQAFLKQMSQEL, translated from the coding sequence ATGCCTCTCGATCTCGACGAAATAATAAAAGCCCTGGCCCACCCAGTACGGCGAGAAATCCTCAACTGGCTGAAAGACCCGGACGTGCAATTCCCTGACCAGCACCACAGCACCGAACACGGTGTCTGCGCCGGGCAGATCGACCAACGCTGCGGCCTGTCGCAGTCCACGGTCTCGGCCCACCTGGCCACCTTGCAGCGCGCGGGGCTGATCAGCAGCCAGAAGATCGGACAGTGGCATTTTTTCAAACGCAATGAGGAAACCATCCAGGCCTTCCTCAAGCAGATGAGCCAAGAGCTCTGA
- a CDS encoding acyl carrier protein phosphodiesterase, whose translation MNYLAHLHLGGQQPEQLLGSLYGDFVKGPLAGRYPLPLEAAIRLHRQIDVFTDSHPLVLQSLGRFPRERRRYAGIILDVFFDHCLAAHWQDYAEQPLEQFTGRVYQVLAAQADLPGRLAQIAPSMAADDWLASYRDFAVLEQVFRGIARRLSRPEGMDGALELVDALYAPLMDDFRSFYPELQAFAGKALARV comes from the coding sequence ATGAACTACCTCGCACACCTTCATCTGGGCGGACAACAACCCGAGCAACTGCTTGGCAGCCTCTATGGGGATTTCGTCAAAGGGCCGTTGGCCGGGCGTTATCCCTTGCCGCTGGAAGCGGCGATCCGCCTGCACCGGCAGATCGATGTATTCACTGACAGTCATCCGCTGGTGCTGCAGTCTCTCGGGCGTTTCCCCCGGGAGCGGCGGCGCTATGCTGGGATCATCCTCGATGTGTTTTTCGACCATTGCTTGGCGGCCCATTGGCAGGACTATGCCGAACAGCCCCTGGAGCAGTTCACCGGTCGGGTCTATCAGGTGCTGGCGGCGCAGGCGGACCTGCCTGGCCGACTGGCGCAGATCGCACCGTCTATGGCGGCAGATGACTGGTTGGCTTCGTACCGTGATTTTGCGGTGCTGGAGCAGGTGTTCCGTGGCATCGCCAGGCGCTTGTCACGCCCCGAAGGGATGGACGGCGCCCTCGAGCTGGTCGATGCGCTGTATGCGCCATTGATGGATGACTTTCGCAGCTTTTATCCCGAGCTGCAGGCCTTCGCCGGCAAGGCCCTGGCTCGGGTTTAG